In Candidatus Eremiobacterota bacterium, the genomic stretch AAAAGAGCCTCGCCGTAAGCGCGCGGGCTCCTTTTTCTGTTGCCGCGAAATGGGATCGGGCCCTTGAGGTCTTCCGCAGGATCGAGGAGTCTGAGCTCCCTTCGGAGAGCTTCGTGGAGGCCCTTCTTGCGGAGTTCGCCGCTTCGGCGCCGCTCGGGGGTATCGGGGATCCTGGCACAACGGTGCAGTCTCCGGAGGATTCCGATTCCGGGACAGGGAAACCGGGGGCTCCTGAAGCTGCGGGAGCTGCTCTCTGCCGCCTGCAGGGGAATGGCTCCCAGGGAGCCTGCGCCACCCACGGCGAGGGGGCACACTCTCGGAATAGCCTTGATGCTTCCGACACAAGGGAGAACGGAGCCGATCCCGCTATCGAGGAGAAAGCCCTTCTCCTCGGCGCCCTGGCGGGTGCCATCGGCTCCCCCGATGACGAGGCCTCCTTCGGCGAGCGGGACAAGGAGCTTGCCCGCCAGGTCCACAAGGACCTCGAAGAGGTCTCTCATCTGTGGGAGTTTTTGCCATGGAAGCCCGTCACGGTGGAGCTTCCGTCGGAGTTTCAAGCTCCCGGTGGCTCTGCGCCTCCTGCCGCCGATCCTTTCGAAACGCTCGCACGGCTGAGGTCGATGGCGGCGCTCCGCCACTCCCTCTCCTTCTACCAGGGAAGGCTCCTGCGGACTCTCAACAATTTCGGACTCTATAAGGACATGCTCTTCCTCTCCCTGGGGCATTACACCAGGGAGCGCCTCGGGATGTCCCGCAGCACCGCGTATTCCCTCATCTCAACAGAAAGGAGCTATTTAGAGTATCCGGATATGCTCGACCTCGTCAAGGTGGGGAAGCTCACGCCCGAGCAGGCGCGGCATCTTGCCAAGGTCTTCAATGAGGGGACCCGCGTCCAGGGGGCGTGGCTTGACTACGCCCGGGAGGTCCCTGTGGCCACCCTCATGCAGGCCGTCGAGGGGTTTCTCCGCTTCGCGAAGAGAGCGGTTCACAAAAAGTGGGGCATCGCACCCGAGGCTTTCGAGGTGGCCGTCACGGGGAGGTCCGTCAAGAGGGTCCCCGCCCCTGCTTCGAATGGCACAGAACCCAATGGGGATATGGGTTTGGATGCCGCAGTCCAGATGTTCGCACACGAACTTGGGGTCCTCCCCTCACAGGACGGGACTTTCCCCGTTGCCTGGAAGGTCACCCAGGGCAGGGAGCATTCTGAGCTCCCTGAGATTCTCTCGATCCTCTCGGGAGAGACCCCGAAAGAAGGGACCTTCGGATCAAATCCCTCAGACCGGGGCGCCATCATCCGCTTCTTCATCAAAAAAGATCTTGTCCCCCTCTGGAACCACGCCGTGAGGCTCTGGGAAGCCTGCAGGCCGGAAGGGGCCGCCGAGGGCGGAGAGGTACTCCCCCTCTTCATCGAGGCCCTCCTTGATACCTTCCTTGCAACCTGGGACCTTCCCGAAAAAAGGGACCTCCACAGCCGCGTCCTCGCCCGGGACCATTACCAGTGCCAGGCTCCCGGCTGCCGTTGCCGGCGGAATCTCCACGGTCATCACATCAGGTTCCGCTCCCACGGCGGCCCCACAACCGAAGCGAATCTCATCACCCTCTGCAGGGCCCACCACCTCAGGTGCGTTCACGAGGGCCATCTCATCATCAGGGGCCGGGCACCCCACCGCCTCACCATCATCTTTCCCCGCCGAAAGTGAAAATGTGGTCACTGATGACGATACACGAATGCAGGGACTGAATTTATGCCAGGAGTCCAGGGGACATTCTCCTCTTCCACCGGCGTTTGGAATTGTCCTACAGGTGTACCGGAACGCAGACAATGCCTGCCGGCCGGGAGAATTCCCCTGGACTCACGGTGCACCACAGGGCTTCATGGCAGAGACTATTTTAACCTGCTGGAAATTAGTTATCTGTCCCTATTTTTCGATGAGCCAGCGGAGGGAAGAGCCCCAAAAAGGGCGAATCATCATTGAGAGACTTCAGGGGGGTGGCTGCCTGTGGGGGCCCGGTTCATTATCCTTGCGCTATTGACCATTATCCTTTTCACAGGCTCTGCCTGTGCCGATGAATCACTCTCCCAGGCAATACGGGAAGGCGATTTTGGAGAGGTGCAGGCCGTGCTTACTTATAACAGGGGCCTTGTGAACAGCCCTGACAAACACAAATCGATGCCACTTCACGTGGCAGCCAGGGAAGGAAGGCTGGAAATCGCACAGTTCCTTATCGAGCAGGGCGCTGATATCAATGCCCTTGACGGCGAGAAGTTCACCGCCATTAAAATCGCCCTTCTCAAAGAGCATTATGATATTGCTGAGGTGCTGAGACGGCAGGGCGCCGTGATGGATATCTTCGTGTACGCCATGATTGGCGAGACCGGGGCCATAGAAGCGCTTCTGGCAAAGGACAGGACCATGGTGAATGCAAGGGACCATGGGCTCCTCTCGCCGCTCCACTGGGCTTCCTGGGGAGGGCAGGTGGAAGCGGCGGGGCTCCTCATCGAAAGAGGGGCTCACATCTATGGGAAAAGCGCCACCGGCTCAATGGCGCTCCATATGGCCAAGAACGGCAGGATTGCTGAGTTCCTGCTGAAAAAGGGAGCCCGGCTTGAAGCCCTCAATAACTATGGAGAAACACCTCTTCACACCCTCTCAGGCCTCGGAAGGGTGGAAGCGGTGAAGGTGCTTCTCGATCAGGGCGCCAATGTCCTGATACAGGACACCCTGGGAATGACGGCCCTCCATATTGCGGTGAGAAAAAACCATCTTGACGTGGTGAGGCTCCTCATCGAGAGGGGTGCTGATGTGAACTGCCACGACAAGCAGGGAAACAGCCCCCTCAGGTACGCCAACCTCCTCAAGAGAAACGACGTGGGGAACATCCTGCGCGCCCATGGGGCAAGAGACTGAAAGGGTTTCGGGAAGGGACAGCTTCATCACCTGAAGAAAGGAGCGGGGACGAAATGGAGCCTATATCACGGAGGAGATTCCTCCTTTCGGCGCTCTCTCTCGCAGCCTTTGTCGCCCTTGACACCCTGCCCGCCGGCCCCCTTACGCCGGCTCTTGCCGCCGTGGGAAAAGAGGAGGGAAGCCCCCTTTCGGGTGACGCTCACTTTATAGAGATGCACACGGAGCTGCTGGGAAGAAAACGCGACGGGAGAGCCCGCTCCTACCCTTCGACGCCGGTCGGCGAGAAAATCGACATCCTCATCGTGGGCGGAGGCGTGGCGGGACTCGACACGGCCTATTATCTGCTTACCAATCCACGGATAAGGGAAAAAGGTGCCACCGTGAGGGTATTTGAGATGGATGACGAGCCGGGAGGCACCTCCAAGGAATACGAATGGTCAGGCATCCCCTACACCAATTCCGCCGCATATTTTTACGTGCCTGAGCCTGGAACGCCCGACAGGAAGCTCTACAGCGAGATCGGGGTCCTCGATGCAATGGTGCTGCCCTCGTCGGCCGACAAGGATTCAGTCATCATAGGCAGTAAAGGGTTTCCCGACCTCTTCGTCAAGGGAAGGGGGAAAGGCTTTGAAGGCGAGAAAGCGGCTTTTGAGAAAGCCCTTTCATTTTTCCGCCACATCGAGGAGAATACCTACCCCGGTGTTCCCTTTGAGCCGGGAGGGCCCTATGGAAAGGCTGATTTTACGGCCCTTGACAGGCTGAGCATGGGAGAGCTTATCGAGAAGGGAGGCACCATCAAGGCAGGGAAAAAGGTGGTAAAGGTTCCTGCGCCCTTCCCGCCCCTCCTCTGCGAGTATATTGAAAATTACTGCTACTCGTCGTTTGGCTGCTCGTCCTACCACGTGTCGGCCTGGCAGGCCCTCAACTGGTTTGCCGCGGAGTTCAGCGAGGGCGGCGTGGGAGTGCTTCCCGGGGGCAACGGCCGCATCTCCACTATGCTTGCCCGCAAGATTGAATCCCTTGATGCAGGGTGCCTCAAATGCGGCCACCCCGTCGTTGACGTGGCTTTCGATGAGAAATCGCGGACCAGCGCGGTGACCGTCGCTTTCCGGGAAAAGGAGGGGAGCTCATCATACAGGACTTACCAGGCCCGCTTCGTGGTAATGGCCTGCCCTCTCACGGTGACCAGGCGCATCCTGAACACTGAGCTCCCGGAAAGCGTGCGACAAGGTCTTGGAGAGCTTGCTTACAGCGGTTACGTGGTCGCCAATGCCCTTATCAACAGCAGGGTATTCACCAGCTACTGGGATACATACTGCCTCAATGATTACGGGACCATAGGAAAAGCCGGCGAGTCCTTTTACCGGCAGAAGCCCTTCCAGGACCTCGTCAATGCCACTTGGGCCCTGGAAAAGACCCTCGAGAGGCAGGGGAAACCATCAAGGCAGGACAAAACCGTCATTACCATCTATTCGCCCCACCCCTTCGACGGGCAGCGGAAGCTCCTTCTCAGCGACGATTATATGCACAACCTCAGGGTAAGGATAAAAGACGATCTGCTCTCCCGCCTTGCCCCCCAGGGCCTGAAAGAGCAGGCCATTGAAAAGATCACCCTGGCACGCTGGGGCCACGCCATGCTCCAGGCGCGGCCAGGGCTCCTCTCGGGGGGGCTTATCGACAGGCTCCAGGAATCAGTTGCCTCAAAAGGGATCTTCTTTGCCGGCACGGAGATAATGGGTGCCCCCACTATTGAGAATTGCCACATCACCGCAAGGGCTGCCGCGGCAAGCGCCGTCTCGGCCCTCTCGGGCAGGGCCAAGGCCTTTGCCGCCAATGACAGAGAGGAATGGGCCCGCTTATGATGAGGAAAATCAGGGACTTTGTAAAGACCAGAGGGCTCCTCTGCGCGGCAGCCTTTTTCGCGGGGGTCCTTTTCTTGTATCTTGCCTTATTTTCCATAGAATGGACTTCGAAGACATCTTTCTGCATGAAGTGCCACGAGATGAGGGAGACTCTCGGGGAGCTTGAGCACTCATCGCACTGGATCAACCGCTCAGGCTACCAGGTGCATTGCAGGGAATGCCATATTACGCCGGGGACGGCGGGCATGGTGAAGGCAAAGATGAACGGGCTCCGTGAAGTGGCCGTCCACTTCGCGGAGCAGCCCTCGAAACACCAGGAAAAGTGGAGGGCACGGCGCCTCGAGCTCAGGGAGAAGCTGGCAAAAGAGCTGCCCCAGCAGAACTGCACGCGGTGCCACGACCTTGCCACCATGGTGCCCTCAACGAAGGAGGCCGTGAAGGCCCACGACACCATCACGGGAAAGATGCGCTGCCTTGACTGCCACAGCGTCAGGGGCCTCACAAGGCTCGTCCATTCCACGGGGGAAGGCAGGAGAAAATGATATGATTTTGTATCATTTGATATTTACTCACCTTCCTTATGGGTGTATAATATGACTATCAAAATTACGGGGGTGCTTGGAGAGTGAAGAGACGGAATGTTTTGTCGGATTCAGGACTTATGGCAAAGCTTACCATGTTCATGGTGTGCCTCTGTATGGCAGGCCTCATTATCGGGGGGTGCGGCAGCGGAGGTGGAGGAGGCAGCGCTGCCGGCGGATCACAACAGGGCACCGTGCAGGGAACACGGGGGATTATTGAGATCACGGCGCCTTTCCCCGGGAATGCAAAGGCAGCCCCTAAATACATTCCCAGCAACGTGGCTCTCTATACGATAACAGTATGCGAGCTCGACACTACCACGGCAGTCATTGATCCGCTGGTCATCAACAGTCCCACCGACGGCTCCCAGGAAGTGACGCAGGTCATCCAGAACGTGCCCATCGGGTGGAAGACGGTCCGCATAGCGGCTTACGACAGCAGCAAAAACCTGCTCGCCCAGGGGGCTTCCGACGCCGAAGTGGTCGCGGGGACCACGGGCACGGAGGTCACCGTCACGCTGGTGCCCCTGAGCGAGCCCCCTTCCGTCTCAAGCACCACCCCGCCTTCAGGGGCCACCGGGGTGAGCATCAACACGCAGATATCGGCGTTTTTCACCACCACGATGGACCCCTCTTCCTTCACTACCGATACCTTCACCCTTACAGGCCCCTCGGGGATAGTACCAGGCACCGTGAGCGTCACGGGAAGCACGGCGGTCTTTACTCCCGGAGCAGCATTGTCCCCCCTCACTTCCTACACTGCGAAGATTTTCAGCTCAGTGAAGAACAGCGCAGGCGTCGCCATGGGCTCAGACTCAGCCTGGTCTTTCACTACCGGAGAAAAGCCCGACACCACGCCGCCCAAAGTGCAGACGACATCGCCTCAGAGCGGAGCTACCGGTGTTGCCCTCACTGAGATTATCTCGGTGGTCTTTACCAAAGACATCGATCCCGCCACGGTGAACGACACGACCTTCAAAGTCACCGCAGGCGGCGTTCCCGTTTCAGGCACCATCTCCACCGTGGGGAACTCCGTCACTTTCATTCCCACTACGCAGTTCACGGGCCTGACGAGTTACACCGTCACCCTTTCAGGGCAGATTAAGGATCTCGCGGGAAATGCCATGGGCACCGACTACACCTGGTCATTCACCACGGCCTCCTCGGGCGGCGGGGGCGGCGGGGGCGGCGGGTCATCCTACTCGTGGTATGTGGAAAATCAGCAGCCAACGAATAACAAGCTCAACGGCGTGTGGGTCGATCCCACCCTGAAAGACACCTTTGCCGTGGGAGATGGCGGCACTATAATACATTTCAGCATGTCCTCCAGGACATGGACCAACTCGACGAGCTCGAGCCTCACGACGGCTAATCTCAACGCCATATGGGGCGAGCATGTCGCCGGGAAATCATATGTGTGGGCCGTTGGTGACGGTGGTGTCATCCTTTATTACAATGGTTCATCATGGACTACTCAGACAAACCCCACAAGCACAAATTTATACGGAATCTTTGGAATCAACGGCTCGAGCATCACCGCAGTAGGTGCTGATGGAACTATAGTGTGGTTTAACGGTACCATCTGGGCCGATAAAACCATTTCTCCTTCAATTTCTGACGACTTCAAGGCGGTCTGGGGAACATCCGCTCCATTTTATTACGCGATAGGCCAAAACGGGATTTTTTACGGAGGAAATCCAAGTGTGGGAAGCTTCAGCAGTCTTCCCTCCCTGCCCTCGGCCGGTCAGACCGGCACGTGCATTTATGGATATGCGGGCAATGACATATATGCAGGCTGTACTGACGGAAATGAATATCATTATAATGGGGGTGCATGGAATACTCTCACACCGATTAATCTAGGATATGCAATTCGAGGGCTCTGGCTCTGCAGCGCTCCGAACAGACGATTTTTCGCAATGGACTATAATCCATCATCTCCCTCGAACAACATCTATTATTTCAATGCAACACCAGCCCTAAAGCAGATGCAGACTCAGAGTATCAACATCAATTTCAACGCGGTATGCGGCAGTGCCTCCGACCACGTGGTTGCCGTCGGCGATGGCGGCCAGGTGAGGACCTATGACGGCAATACCCTTGCCGGCCCATCAGGCATGGAAGGCATGTGGAACTCAAATCCCCCACAGTGGTGGGATGTGTGGGGCACAGGTGCCTCTGATATTTATATCTGCGGTGATTCAG encodes the following:
- a CDS encoding HNH endonuclease signature motif containing protein, whose amino-acid sequence is KSLAVSARAPFSVAAKWDRALEVFRRIEESELPSESFVEALLAEFAASAPLGGIGDPGTTVQSPEDSDSGTGKPGAPEAAGAALCRLQGNGSQGACATHGEGAHSRNSLDASDTRENGADPAIEEKALLLGALAGAIGSPDDEASFGERDKELARQVHKDLEEVSHLWEFLPWKPVTVELPSEFQAPGGSAPPAADPFETLARLRSMAALRHSLSFYQGRLLRTLNNFGLYKDMLFLSLGHYTRERLGMSRSTAYSLISTERSYLEYPDMLDLVKVGKLTPEQARHLAKVFNEGTRVQGAWLDYAREVPVATLMQAVEGFLRFAKRAVHKKWGIAPEAFEVAVTGRSVKRVPAPASNGTEPNGDMGLDAAVQMFAHELGVLPSQDGTFPVAWKVTQGREHSELPEILSILSGETPKEGTFGSNPSDRGAIIRFFIKKDLVPLWNHAVRLWEACRPEGAAEGGEVLPLFIEALLDTFLATWDLPEKRDLHSRVLARDHYQCQAPGCRCRRNLHGHHIRFRSHGGPTTEANLITLCRAHHLRCVHEGHLIIRGRAPHRLTIIFPRRK
- a CDS encoding ankyrin repeat domain-containing protein, which produces MGARFIILALLTIILFTGSACADESLSQAIREGDFGEVQAVLTYNRGLVNSPDKHKSMPLHVAAREGRLEIAQFLIEQGADINALDGEKFTAIKIALLKEHYDIAEVLRRQGAVMDIFVYAMIGETGAIEALLAKDRTMVNARDHGLLSPLHWASWGGQVEAAGLLIERGAHIYGKSATGSMALHMAKNGRIAEFLLKKGARLEALNNYGETPLHTLSGLGRVEAVKVLLDQGANVLIQDTLGMTALHIAVRKNHLDVVRLLIERGADVNCHDKQGNSPLRYANLLKRNDVGNILRAHGARD
- a CDS encoding FAD-dependent oxidoreductase, translated to MEPISRRRFLLSALSLAAFVALDTLPAGPLTPALAAVGKEEGSPLSGDAHFIEMHTELLGRKRDGRARSYPSTPVGEKIDILIVGGGVAGLDTAYYLLTNPRIREKGATVRVFEMDDEPGGTSKEYEWSGIPYTNSAAYFYVPEPGTPDRKLYSEIGVLDAMVLPSSADKDSVIIGSKGFPDLFVKGRGKGFEGEKAAFEKALSFFRHIEENTYPGVPFEPGGPYGKADFTALDRLSMGELIEKGGTIKAGKKVVKVPAPFPPLLCEYIENYCYSSFGCSSYHVSAWQALNWFAAEFSEGGVGVLPGGNGRISTMLARKIESLDAGCLKCGHPVVDVAFDEKSRTSAVTVAFREKEGSSSYRTYQARFVVMACPLTVTRRILNTELPESVRQGLGELAYSGYVVANALINSRVFTSYWDTYCLNDYGTIGKAGESFYRQKPFQDLVNATWALEKTLERQGKPSRQDKTVITIYSPHPFDGQRKLLLSDDYMHNLRVRIKDDLLSRLAPQGLKEQAIEKITLARWGHAMLQARPGLLSGGLIDRLQESVASKGIFFAGTEIMGAPTIENCHITARAAAASAVSALSGRAKAFAANDREEWARL
- a CDS encoding NapC/NirT family cytochrome c encodes the protein MMRKIRDFVKTRGLLCAAAFFAGVLFLYLALFSIEWTSKTSFCMKCHEMRETLGELEHSSHWINRSGYQVHCRECHITPGTAGMVKAKMNGLREVAVHFAEQPSKHQEKWRARRLELREKLAKELPQQNCTRCHDLATMVPSTKEAVKAHDTITGKMRCLDCHSVRGLTRLVHSTGEGRRK
- a CDS encoding Ig-like domain-containing protein, with the protein product MSDSGLMAKLTMFMVCLCMAGLIIGGCGSGGGGGSAAGGSQQGTVQGTRGIIEITAPFPGNAKAAPKYIPSNVALYTITVCELDTTTAVIDPLVINSPTDGSQEVTQVIQNVPIGWKTVRIAAYDSSKNLLAQGASDAEVVAGTTGTEVTVTLVPLSEPPSVSSTTPPSGATGVSINTQISAFFTTTMDPSSFTTDTFTLTGPSGIVPGTVSVTGSTAVFTPGAALSPLTSYTAKIFSSVKNSAGVAMGSDSAWSFTTGEKPDTTPPKVQTTSPQSGATGVALTEIISVVFTKDIDPATVNDTTFKVTAGGVPVSGTISTVGNSVTFIPTTQFTGLTSYTVTLSGQIKDLAGNAMGTDYTWSFTTASSGGGGGGGGGSSYSWYVENQQPTNNKLNGVWVDPTLKDTFAVGDGGTIIHFSMSSRTWTNSTSSSLTTANLNAIWGEHVAGKSYVWAVGDGGVILYYNGSSWTTQTNPTSTNLYGIFGINGSSITAVGADGTIVWFNGTIWADKTISPSISDDFKAVWGTSAPFYYAIGQNGIFYGGNPSVGSFSSLPSLPSAGQTGTCIYGYAGNDIYAGCTDGNEYHYNGGAWNTLTPINLGYAIRGLWLCSAPNRRFFAMDYNPSSPSNNIYYFNATPALKQMQTQSININFNAVCGSASDHVVAVGDGGQVRTYDGNTLAGPSGMEGMWNSNPPQWWDVWGTGASDIYICGDSGGIGHYNGSSWSNISVPTLDPYPSSYVFNTVWGSSATDVYFGGDYMYNSSLSTRILHFDGSSGWNNNSIGGGTSAAIYKMLGFNSSTIFATGGMGYGLTLNGVNTWIHNDIPTTASPNTNFDGYGAWGTSSTQGWVAGYDQSAGGSGLVYYNSGTGWSIVYSISGKKLNDIWGSSASDIFVVGQTGTIVHFCGSAWTPMTGIPTSEDLFGVWGSSGSDVFAVGNNGTVIHYNGSTWSTQSSGAAPHSLRAVWGTSSSNVYAVGSEGTVIHYK